A window of bacterium genomic DNA:
GCCGAGATGGCCAGCATCGCCGCCTGCCCCGCGGGATCGGCGTAGCCCATGTCCTCGAACATGCGCCGCCGGTGGTAGAGCACCGTGTCGAGGTCGGTAGCGGCGGCCGGCCGCAGGGTGTAGTCGGACATGGGCCTTCGCTTTCGCCGCCGCGGCCGCCGCCACGCGTCAGTAGATGAACGGGATCAGCCGCCGCACGCGCTTCTTGTAGGCGGCGTACTCAGGGTGCTTCGCGACGAGCCAGCGCTCCTCGCGCCGCGACTTGTGGTCCAGCAGCAGGAAGAGCGCGAGCACGTAGCCGAGCGTGAGCCAGCCCCC
This region includes:
- a CDS encoding isoprenylcysteine carboxylmethyltransferase family protein: GGWLTLGYVLALFLLLDHKSRREERWLVAKHPEYAAYKKRVRRLIPFIY